In a genomic window of Streptococcus mitis NCTC 12261:
- the mvaD gene encoding diphosphomevalonate decarboxylase: MDREPVTVRSYANIAIIKYWGKKKEKEMVPATSSISLTLENMYTETALLPLPTDATADVFYINGLLQSEAEHVKMSKIIDRYRPAGEGFVRIDTQNNMPTAAGLSSSSSGLSALVKACNAYFKLGLTRSQLAQEAKFASGSSSRSFYGPLGAWDKDSGEIYPVETDLKLAMIMLVLEDKKKPISSRDGMKLCVETSTTFDDWVCQSEKDYQDMLLYLKENDFAKVGELTEKNALAMHATTKTASPAFSYLTDASYEAMDFVRQLREQGESCYFTMDAGPNVKVLCQEKDLEHLSEIFGQRYRLIVSKTKDLSQDDCC, translated from the coding sequence ATGGATAGAGAGCCTGTAACAGTACGTTCTTACGCAAATATTGCTATTATCAAATATTGGGGAAAGAAAAAAGAAAAAGAGATGGTGCCTGCTACTAGCAGCATCTCTCTGACTTTGGAAAACATGTACACAGAGACGGCCCTGTTGCCTCTACCGACGGATGCGACTGCTGATGTCTTTTACATCAATGGTCTGCTACAGAGTGAGGCGGAGCATGTCAAGATGAGCAAGATTATTGACCGTTACCGTCCAGCTGGTGAGGGCTTTGTTCGAATTGATACTCAAAATAATATGCCTACGGCAGCGGGCTTGTCATCAAGTTCTAGTGGTTTGTCTGCCTTGGTCAAGGCTTGTAATGCTTATTTCAAGCTTGGATTGACTCGGAGCCAGTTGGCACAGGAGGCTAAGTTTGCCTCAGGCTCTTCCTCTCGGAGTTTTTATGGACCACTAGGTGCTTGGGATAAGGATAGCGGAGAAATTTACCCTGTAGAGACAGACTTGAAACTAGCTATGATTATGTTGGTACTAGAGGACAAGAAAAAACCAATCTCTAGTCGTGATGGGATGAAACTTTGTGTGGAGACATCGACGACCTTTGATGACTGGGTGTGTCAGTCTGAGAAGGATTATCAGGATATGCTGCTTTATCTCAAAGAGAATGACTTTGCCAAGGTTGGGGAATTAACGGAGAAAAATGCCCTGGCTATGCACGCTACGACCAAAACAGCATCACCAGCCTTTTCTTATCTGACCGATGCAAGCTATGAAGCCATGGACTTTGTCCGTCAGCTTCGCGAGCAAGGAGAATCCTGCTACTTTACCATGGATGCAGGTCCCAATGTCAAGGTCCTATGTCAAGAGAAAGACTTGGAGCATTTATCAGAAATCTTCGGTCAGCGTTACCGCTTGATTGTGTCAAAAACAAAGGATTTGAGCCAAGATGATTGCTGTTAA
- the mvk gene encoding mevalonate kinase: MTKKVGVGQAHSKIILIGEHAVVYGYPAISLPLLEVEVTCKVVPAASPWRLYEEDTLSMAVYASLEYLNIKEACIRCEIDSAIPEKRGMGSSAAISIAAIRAVFDYYQAELPHDVLEILVNRAEMIAHMNPSGLDAKTCLSDQPIRFIKNVGFTELEMDLSAYLVIADTGVYGHTREAIQVVQNKGKDALPFLHALGELTQQAEVAISQKDAEGLGQILSQAHLHLKEIGVSSPEADSLVETALSHGALGAKMSGGGLGGCIIALATNLTQAQELAERLEEKGAVQTWIESL, translated from the coding sequence ATGACAAAAAAAGTTGGTGTCGGTCAGGCACATAGTAAGATAATTTTAATTGGGGAGCATGCAGTCGTTTACGGTTATCCGGCTATTTCCCTGCCTCTTTTGGAGGTGGAGGTGACTTGTAAGGTAGTTCCTGCAGCGAGTCCTTGGCGTCTCTATGAAGAGGATACCTTGTCCATGGCAGTTTATGCTTCTCTGGAGTATTTGAATATCAAAGAAGCCTGCATTCGTTGTGAGATTGACTCGGCTATCCCTGAGAAGCGGGGAATGGGTTCGTCAGCGGCTATCAGCATAGCGGCCATTCGTGCGGTTTTTGACTACTATCAGGCAGAACTGCCTCATGATGTATTAGAAATCTTGGTCAATCGGGCTGAGATGATTGCTCATATGAATCCTAGTGGTTTGGATGCTAAGACCTGTCTCAGTGACCAGCCTATTCGATTTATTAAGAATGTAGGATTTACAGAGCTTGAGATGGATTTATCTGCCTATTTGGTGATTGCTGATACGGGTGTTTATGGCCATACTCGTGAAGCTATTCAAGTGGTTCAAAACAAGGGCAAGGATGCCCTACCGTTTTTGCATGCCTTGGGAGAATTGACCCAGCAGGCAGAAGTTGCGATTTCACAAAAAGATGCTGAAGGACTGGGACAAATCCTTAGTCAAGCGCATTTACATCTAAAAGAAATTGGTGTTAGTAGCCCTGAGGCGGATTCTCTAGTTGAAACGGCTCTTAGCCATGGTGCTCTGGGTGCCAAGATGAGCGGTGGTGGGCTAGGAGGCTGTATCATAGCCTTGGCAACCAATTTGACTCAAGCTCAAGAACTAGCAGAAAGATTAGAAGAGAAAGGAGCTGTTCAGACATGGATAGAGAGCCTGTAA
- a CDS encoding N-acetylmuramoyl-L-alanine amidase family protein, with the protein MKIIKKLMQIALVFFFFGLLATKAVLADDADSEGWQFVQENGRTYYKKGDIKEKAWRVIDGKYYYFDHVSGEMVVGWQYIPFPSKGSTIGPYPNGLRLEFMPMPRWYYFNQDGVLQEFVGKQVLEAKTATNTNKHHGEQYDSPAEKRVYYFEDQRSYHTLKTGWIYDEGHWYYLQKDSGFDARIDSLTVGELVRGWTNDNSTWYYLDPTTATMQTGWEQLGNKWYYLRSSGAMATGWYQEGSTWYYLDAENGDMKTGWQYLGNKWYYLRSSGAMATGWFQVNGKWHYAYSSGALAVNTTVDGYYVNYNGEWVQ; encoded by the coding sequence ATGAAAATAATAAAAAAATTGATGCAAATCGCATTAGTATTCTTTTTCTTTGGTTTACTGGCAACAAAGGCAGTATTGGCGGATGATGCTGATTCAGAAGGTTGGCAATTTGTCCAAGAAAATGGTAGAACTTACTACAAGAAGGGTGACATCAAAGAAAAGGCTTGGCGAGTGATTGATGGCAAGTACTATTATTTTGATCATGTATCAGGAGAGATGGTTGTTGGCTGGCAATATATCCCGTTTCCGTCTAAAGGTAGTACAATTGGTCCTTACCCAAATGGTTTAAGATTAGAATTTATGCCAATGCCAAGATGGTATTACTTTAATCAAGATGGGGTCCTACAAGAATTTGTTGGCAAGCAAGTTTTAGAGGCAAAAACTGCTACAAATACCAACAAACATCATGGGGAACAATATGATAGTCCAGCAGAGAAACGAGTCTATTATTTTGAAGATCAACGTAGTTATCACACCTTAAAAACTGGTTGGATTTATGATGAGGGACACTGGTATTATTTACAAAAGGATAGTGGCTTTGATGCTCGTATCGACAGTTTGACGGTTGGGGAGCTAGTGCGTGGTTGGACCAATGATAACTCAACTTGGTACTATCTAGATCCAACAACTGCTACAATGCAAACTGGTTGGGAACAACTTGGCAATAAGTGGTACTACCTCCGCTCATCAGGAGCAATGGCAACTGGCTGGTATCAGGAAGGCTCAACTTGGTACTATTTAGATGCTGAAAATGGCGATATGAAAACAGGCTGGCAATACCTCGGTAACAAGTGGTACTATCTCCGTTCATCAGGAGCTATGGCAACTGGTTGGTTCCAGGTCAATGGCAAATGGCACTATGCTTATAGCTCAGGTGCTTTGGCAGTGAATACGACCGTAGATGGCTACTACGTCAACTACAATGGCGAATGGGTTCAATAA
- the tig gene encoding trigger factor: MSVSFENKETNRGVLTFTISQDQIKPELDRVFNSVKKSLNVPGFRKGHLPRPIFDKKFGEESLYQDVMNALLPNAYEAAVKEAGLEVVAQPKIDVTSMEKGQDWVITAEVVTKPEVKLGDYKNLEVSVDVEKEVTDADVEERIERERNNLAELVIKEAAAENGDTVVIDFVGSIDGVEFDGGKGENFSLGLGSGQFIPGFEDQLVGHSAGETVDVIVTFPEDYQAEDLAGKEAKFVTTIHEVKAKEVPALDDELAKDIDEEVETLAELKEKYRKELAAAKEEAYKDAVEGAAIDKAVENAEIVELPEEMIHEEVHRSVNEFLGNLQRQGINPDMYFQITGTTQEDLHKQYEGEAESRTKTNLVIEAVAKAEGFDASEEEIQKEVEQLAADYNMEVAQVQSLLSADMLKHDITIKKAVELITSTATVK; the protein is encoded by the coding sequence ATGTCTGTATCATTTGAAAACAAAGAAACAAACCGTGGTGTCTTGACTTTCACCATCTCTCAAGACCAAATCAAACCAGAATTGGATCGTGTCTTCAACTCAGTGAAGAAATCTCTTAATGTTCCAGGTTTCCGTAAAGGTCACCTTCCACGTCCTATCTTCGACAAAAAATTTGGTGAAGAGTCACTTTACCAAGACGTTATGAACGCTCTTTTGCCAAACGCTTATGAAGCAGCTGTAAAAGAAGCTGGTCTTGAAGTCGTTGCACAACCAAAAATTGACGTAACTTCAATGGAAAAAGGTCAAGACTGGGTTATCACTGCTGAAGTCGTTACAAAACCTGAAGTAAAATTGGGTGACTACAAAAACCTTGAAGTATCAGTAGATGTAGAAAAAGAAGTAACTGACGCTGACGTTGAAGAGCGTATCGAACGCGAACGCAACAACTTGGCTGAATTGGTTATCAAGGAAGCTGCTGCTGAAAATGGCGACACTGTTGTCATCGACTTCGTTGGTTCTATCGATGGTGTTGAATTTGATGGCGGAAAAGGTGAAAACTTCTCACTTGGACTTGGTTCAGGTCAATTCATCCCTGGTTTCGAAGACCAATTGGTAGGTCACTCAGCTGGCGAAACTGTTGATGTTATCGTAACATTCCCAGAAGACTATCAAGCAGAAGATCTTGCAGGTAAAGAAGCTAAATTCGTAACAACTATCCACGAAGTAAAAGCTAAAGAAGTTCCAGCTCTTGACGATGAACTTGCAAAAGACATCGACGAAGAAGTTGAAACACTTGCTGAATTGAAAGAAAAATACCGTAAGGAATTGGCTGCTGCTAAAGAAGAAGCTTACAAAGATGCAGTTGAAGGTGCAGCAATTGATAAAGCTGTAGAAAACGCTGAAATCGTAGAACTTCCAGAAGAAATGATCCACGAAGAAGTTCACCGCTCAGTAAACGAATTCCTTGGAAACTTGCAACGTCAAGGTATCAACCCTGACATGTACTTCCAAATCACTGGAACTACTCAAGAAGACCTTCACAAACAATACGAGGGAGAAGCTGAGTCACGTACTAAGACTAACCTTGTTATCGAAGCAGTTGCCAAAGCTGAAGGATTTGATGCTTCAGAAGAAGAAATCCAAAAAGAAGTTGAGCAATTGGCAGCAGACTACAACATGGAAGTTGCTCAAGTACAAAGCTTGCTTTCAGCTGATATGTTGAAACACGACATCACAATTAAAAAAGCTGTTGAATTGATTACAAGCACAGCAACAGTTAAATAA
- a CDS encoding response regulator transcription factor yields MKILLVDDHEMVRLGLKSYFDLQDDVEVVGEATNGSQGIDLALELRPDVIVMDIVMPEMNGIDATLAILKEWPEAKILIVSSYLDNEKIMPVLNAGARGYMLKTSSADELLHAVRKVAAGELAIEQEVSKKVEYHRNHIELHEDLTARERDVLQLIAKGYENQRIADELFISLKTVKTHVSNILAKLEVSDRTQAAVYAFQHHLVRHEEF; encoded by the coding sequence ATGAAAATTTTACTAGTAGATGACCATGAAATGGTCCGATTGGGCTTGAAAAGCTACTTTGACCTCCAAGACGATGTAGAAGTTGTGGGTGAGGCTACCAACGGATCTCAAGGCATTGACTTAGCCTTGGAATTGCGTCCAGATGTCATTGTCATGGATATCGTTATGCCTGAGATGAATGGGATTGACGCGACCTTGGCTATCCTCAAAGAATGGCCTGAAGCCAAGATTTTGATTGTGAGCTCTTACTTAGACAATGAAAAAATCATGCCTGTCTTAAATGCTGGTGCTAGGGGATATATGCTCAAGACTTCTAGTGCAGACGAACTACTCCATGCTGTTCGTAAGGTGGCTGCTGGCGAGTTGGCCATTGAGCAAGAGGTCAGCAAAAAAGTCGAATACCACCGCAATCACATAGAACTACATGAGGACCTGACTGCGCGTGAGCGAGATGTTCTCCAACTTATCGCCAAGGGCTACGAAAATCAGCGTATAGCAGACGAACTTTTTATCTCTCTCAAGACGGTCAAGACCCATGTGTCTAATATCCTAGCCAAACTTGAAGTCAGCGATCGTACCCAGGCTGCAGTCTATGCCTTTCAGCACCACTTGGTGAGGCATGAGGAGTTTTAG
- a CDS encoding phosphomevalonate kinase, with the protein MIAVKTCGKLYWAGEYAILEPGQLALIKAIPIYMRGEIAFSTHYRIYSDMFDFAVDLTPNPDYSLIQETIALVEDFLVYCGQTLQPFSLEIRGKMEREGKKFGLGSSGSVVVLVIKALLALYNLSVDQDLLFKLASAVLLKRGDNGSMGDIACIVAEDLVLYQSFDRQQVATWLEEEKLATVLERDWGFSISQVQPALECDFLVGWTKEVAVSSDMVQQIKQNINQNFLSSSKETVVSLVEALEQGKVEKIIEQVEVASQLLEGLSVDIYTPSLRQLKEASQDLQAVAKSSGAGGGDCGIALSFDEQSTETLKNRWADLGIELLYQERIGHDDKS; encoded by the coding sequence ATGATTGCTGTTAAAACTTGCGGAAAACTCTATTGGGCAGGTGAATATGCTATTCTAGAACCAGGGCAGTTGGCCTTGATAAAGGCTATTCCCATCTATATGAGGGGAGAGATTGCTTTTTCTACTCACTACCGTATCTACTCAGATATGTTTGATTTCGCAGTAGATTTGACACCAAATCCTGACTATAGCTTGATTCAAGAAACGATTGCTTTAGTGGAAGATTTCCTCGTTTATTGTGGGCAGACTTTGCAACCTTTTTCTTTGGAAATCCGAGGAAAAATGGAAAGAGAAGGGAAAAAGTTTGGTCTAGGTTCTAGCGGTAGCGTTGTTGTTTTGGTCATCAAGGCTCTGTTGGCTCTGTATAATCTTTCGGTTGATCAGGATCTCTTGTTCAAGCTGGCCAGTGCTGTCTTGCTCAAGCGCGGAGACAATGGTTCTATGGGGGACATTGCCTGTATTGTGGCAGAGGATTTGGTTCTCTACCAGTCATTTGATCGCCAGCAGGTAGCAACTTGGTTGGAAGAAGAAAAGTTGGCGACAGTTTTGGAACGTGATTGGGGATTTTCAATTTCACAAGTGCAACCAGCCCTAGAATGTGATTTCTTAGTGGGATGGACCAAGGAAGTGGCTGTATCTAGTGATATGGTTCAACAAATCAAGCAAAATATCAATCAGAATTTTTTAAGTTCCTCAAAAGAAACGGTGGTTTCTTTGGTAGAAGCCTTGGAGCAGGGGAAAGTTGAAAAAATTATCGAGCAAGTAGAAGTGGCCAGTCAACTTTTAGAAGGCTTGAGCGTAGATATTTACACGCCTTCGCTTAGACAGTTGAAAGAAGCCAGTCAAGATTTGCAGGCTGTTGCCAAGAGTAGTGGCGCTGGTGGTGGTGATTGTGGTATTGCCTTGAGTTTTGATGAGCAATCAACTGAAACCCTAAAAAATCGTTGGGCCGATCTGGGGATTGAGCTCTTATACCAAGAAAGGATAGGACATGACGACAAATCGTAA
- a CDS encoding DNA alkylation repair protein, which produces MSLADLLVELEAAKDSQKAGAMEAYMRHQFSFLGIAAPERNKLYKKYFPKAKKTRAIDWDFLDTCWEKEYREYQYVAANYLKAMQSYLKDSDLPKLEQLVVTKSWWDTVDILDRVVGSLVYDKQELEKIILQWSLSDNIWLRRVAIDHQLLRKEKTNVQLLEKILLHNLNQTEFFINKAIGWALRDYSKTNPAWVACFIEKNKERMADLSIKEASKYLSHH; this is translated from the coding sequence ATGAGTCTAGCAGATTTGCTTGTGGAGCTAGAAGCCGCAAAAGATTCTCAAAAAGCAGGGGCCATGGAAGCCTATATGCGCCATCAATTTTCCTTTCTAGGCATTGCGGCGCCTGAAAGAAATAAACTCTATAAAAAATACTTTCCAAAAGCGAAAAAAACAAGGGCCATCGATTGGGATTTTTTAGATACTTGCTGGGAAAAAGAGTATAGAGAATACCAGTATGTAGCTGCTAATTATTTGAAAGCAATGCAGTCTTATCTAAAGGACAGCGATTTGCCTAAGCTAGAGCAGTTGGTTGTTACCAAGTCTTGGTGGGATACGGTGGATATCCTAGATCGAGTAGTAGGGAGTTTGGTGTATGACAAGCAGGAACTGGAAAAAATAATTCTCCAATGGAGCCTGTCAGACAATATCTGGTTGAGACGCGTCGCTATTGACCACCAGTTGTTAAGAAAAGAGAAGACCAATGTTCAATTACTGGAAAAGATTCTGCTTCATAATTTGAATCAAACAGAATTCTTTATCAATAAAGCCATTGGCTGGGCTCTGAGAGACTACTCCAAAACGAATCCAGCTTGGGTAGCATGCTTCATTGAGAAAAACAAGGAAAGAATGGCTGACCTTAGTATCAAAGAAGCAAGCAAGTACCTCTCCCATCATTGA
- the liaF gene encoding cell wall-active antibiotics response protein LiaF, translating to MRKFKIFLFIEACLLTGALILMVSEHFSRFLLILFLFLLLIRYYTGKEGNNLLLVVATILFFFIVMLNPFVILAIFVAVIYSLFLLYPMMNQEKEQTNLVFEEVVTVKKEKNRWFGNLHHFSSYQTCQFDDINLFRLMGKDTIHLERVILTNHDNVIILRKMVGTTKIIVPVDVEVSLSVNCLYGDLTFFNQPKRALRNEHYHQETRDYLKSNKSVKIFLTTMIGDVEVVRG from the coding sequence ATGAGAAAATTTAAAATCTTTTTATTTATCGAAGCCTGTCTTTTGACAGGAGCTCTGATTTTGATGGTTTCAGAGCATTTTTCGCGTTTTCTGCTGATTTTATTCCTCTTTTTGCTTTTGATTCGCTATTACACTGGTAAAGAGGGCAATAATCTTCTTTTAGTGGTGGCAACCATTCTCTTCTTTTTCATCGTCATGCTCAATCCTTTTGTGATTTTAGCTATTTTTGTTGCGGTTATATACAGCCTCTTTCTTCTTTATCCGATGATGAACCAGGAAAAAGAGCAGACCAATTTGGTGTTTGAAGAGGTGGTAACGGTTAAGAAGGAGAAAAATCGTTGGTTTGGCAATCTCCATCATTTTTCAAGCTACCAGACTTGCCAGTTTGATGATATCAATCTCTTTCGTCTCATGGGCAAGGACACCATTCATCTGGAGAGGGTCATTCTAACCAATCATGACAATGTCATTATCCTTAGAAAGATGGTAGGCACGACCAAAATCATCGTACCTGTAGATGTGGAAGTCAGTCTCAGCGTTAACTGTCTCTATGGGGATTTGACTTTTTTCAACCAGCCCAAGCGAGCCCTCCGTAATGAACACTATCATCAAGAAACAAGAGACTATCTCAAGAGTAACAAGAGTGTCAAGATTTTCTTGACCACTATGATTGGCGATGTTGAGGTGGTTAGAGGATGA
- the fni gene encoding type 2 isopentenyl-diphosphate Delta-isomerase: MTTNRKDEHIRYALEQKSSYNSFDEVELIHSSLPLYDLDEIDLSTEFAGRKWDFPFYINAMTGGSDKGREINQKLAQVAEACEILFVTGSYSAALKDPADDSFSVKYDHPNLLLGTNIGLDKPVELGLQTVTEMNPLLLQVHVNVMQELLMPEGERKFRSWQSHLADYSKQIPVPIVLKEVGFGMDAKTIERAYELGVRTFDLSGRGGTSFAYIENRRSGQRDYLNQWGQSTMQALINAQDWKDKAELLVSGGVRNPLDMIKCLVFGAKAVGLSRTVLELVETYTVEEVIGIVQGWKDDLRLIMCALNCATIADLQKVDYLLYGKLKEAKNQMKKA, encoded by the coding sequence ATGACGACAAATCGTAAGGATGAGCACATCCGCTATGCCCTTGAGCAGAAAAGTTCCTATAATAGCTTTGATGAGGTGGAGTTGATTCATTCTTCCTTGCCTCTTTACGATCTAGATGAAATCGATCTGTCGACAGAATTTGCTGGTCGAAAGTGGGACTTTCCTTTTTATATCAATGCTATGACGGGTGGAAGCGATAAGGGAAGAGAAATCAATCAAAAACTAGCTCAGGTGGCGGAAGCCTGTGAAATTTTGTTTGTGACGGGCTCTTATAGCGCAGCCCTCAAAGATCCAGCAGATGACTCTTTTTCTGTCAAGTATGATCATCCAAATCTCCTTCTTGGAACCAATATTGGATTGGATAAGCCGGTTGAACTTGGTTTGCAGACTGTGACGGAGATGAATCCCTTACTTTTACAAGTGCACGTCAATGTCATGCAGGAATTACTCATGCCCGAGGGAGAAAGGAAGTTTAGAAGCTGGCAATCGCATCTAGCAGACTACAGCAAACAAATCCCTGTTCCTATTGTCCTCAAGGAAGTGGGCTTTGGAATGGATGCCAAGACCATCGAGAGAGCCTATGAATTGGGCGTTCGAACCTTTGACCTGTCAGGTCGTGGTGGTACCAGTTTTGCCTATATTGAAAATCGCCGCAGTGGGCAACGTGATTACCTCAATCAATGGGGGCAATCTACCATGCAGGCCCTTATCAATGCCCAAGACTGGAAAGACAAGGCTGAACTCTTAGTTAGTGGAGGTGTTCGCAATCCGCTGGATATGATTAAGTGTTTGGTCTTTGGTGCTAAGGCTGTAGGACTCTCTCGAACAGTTCTAGAATTGGTTGAAACCTACACAGTTGAAGAAGTGATTGGCATTGTCCAAGGCTGGAAAGACGATCTGCGTTTGATCATGTGTGCCCTTAATTGTGCCACCATAGCAGATTTGCAAAAAGTAGACTATCTTCTTTATGGAAAATTAAAAGAAGCAAAGAATCAGATGAAAAAGGCGTAA
- a CDS encoding response regulator transcription factor translates to MGKRILLLEKERNLAHFLSLELQKEQYRVDQVEEGQKALFMALQTDYDLILLNARLGDMTAQDFADKLSRTKPASVIMVLDHREELQDQIEAIQRFAVSYIYKPVIIDNLVARISAIFRGRDFIDQHCSQMKVPTSYRNLRMDVEHHTVYRGEEMIALTRREYDLLATLMGSKKVLTREQLLESVWKYESATETNIVDVYIRYLRSKLDVKGQKSYIKTVRGVGYTMQE, encoded by the coding sequence ATGGGGAAACGGATTTTATTACTTGAGAAAGAACGAAATCTAGCTCATTTTTTAAGTTTGGAACTCCAAAAAGAGCAATACCGAGTTGATCAGGTTGAGGAGGGGCAAAAAGCCCTCTTCATGGCTCTTCAGACAGACTATGACTTGATTTTATTGAATGCTCGTCTGGGGGATATGACAGCCCAGGATTTTGCAGATAAGCTGAGTCGTACTAAGCCAGCCTCAGTCATCATGGTCTTGGACCATCGTGAAGAATTGCAAGATCAGATTGAGGCAATCCAACGCTTTGCCGTTTCTTACATCTATAAGCCGGTTATTATTGACAATTTGGTGGCCCGTATTTCAGCGATTTTCCGAGGTCGGGACTTTATCGACCAACACTGTAGTCAGATGAAGGTTCCAACGTCTTATCGCAATCTGCGTATGGATGTAGAACATCATACCGTTTATCGTGGCGAAGAGATGATTGCTCTGACCCGTCGTGAGTATGACCTCTTGGCTACTCTTATGGGAAGCAAGAAAGTTCTGACTCGTGAGCAGTTATTGGAAAGTGTCTGGAAGTATGAAAGTGCGACCGAAACAAATATCGTGGATGTCTATATCCGTTATCTACGTAGCAAGCTTGATGTAAAAGGTCAAAAAAGCTACATTAAAACCGTGCGTGGTGTCGGTTACACCATGCAAGAATAG
- a CDS encoding sensor histidine kinase codes for MKKQAYVMIALTSILFVLFFSHSLLEILDFDWSIFLHDVEKTEKFVFLLLVFSMSMTFLLALFWRGVEELSLRKMQANLKRLLAGQEVVQVADPDLDASFKSLSGKLNLLTEALQKAENHSLAQEEEIIEKERKRIARDLHDTVSQELFAAHMILSGISQQALKLDREKMQIQLQSVTAILETAQKDLRVLLLHLRPVELEQKSLIEGIQILLKELEDKSDLKVAFKQNVTKLPKKIEEHIFRILQELISNTLRHAQASCLDVYLYQTDFELQLKVVDNGIGFQLGSLDDLSYGLRNIKERVEDMAGTVQLLTAPKQGLAVDIRIPLLDKE; via the coding sequence ATGAAAAAACAAGCTTATGTAATGATTGCTCTCACCTCCATCTTGTTTGTCTTGTTTTTCTCCCACAGCTTGCTGGAAATCCTTGACTTTGACTGGTCTATTTTCTTGCATGATGTCGAAAAAACAGAAAAATTTGTCTTTTTGTTGTTGGTATTCAGCATGTCCATGACCTTTCTCTTAGCCCTGTTTTGGCGAGGTGTTGAAGAGCTTTCTCTAAGAAAAATGCAGGCTAATCTCAAGCGTTTGTTGGCAGGGCAAGAAGTAGTTCAGGTTGCAGATCCAGATTTGGATGCCAGTTTCAAGTCCTTGTCTGGCAAACTTAACCTTTTGACAGAAGCACTTCAAAAGGCTGAAAATCACAGCCTTGCTCAGGAAGAGGAAATCATTGAGAAGGAAAGAAAGCGGATTGCTCGGGATTTGCACGATACAGTCAGTCAGGAGTTGTTTGCGGCCCACATGATTTTATCGGGTATCAGTCAGCAGGCTTTGAAATTGGATAGAGAAAAGATGCAGATCCAGTTGCAGAGTGTCACAGCTATTTTAGAAACAGCCCAGAAGGACTTGAGAGTCTTGCTCCTGCACTTGCGACCAGTTGAACTGGAGCAGAAGAGCTTGATAGAAGGGATTCAAATTCTCCTAAAAGAGCTTGAAGACAAGAGTGATCTTAAAGTTGCTTTCAAGCAAAATGTGACGAAATTGCCTAAGAAAATCGAGGAGCATATCTTCCGCATCTTGCAAGAATTGATCAGCAATACCCTCCGCCATGCCCAGGCATCTTGTCTGGATGTCTATCTCTATCAGACAGATTTTGAATTGCAACTGAAGGTGGTGGATAATGGGATTGGTTTCCAGTTAGGGAGTTTAGATGACTTGAGTTATGGACTACGCAATATCAAGGAGCGGGTTGAAGATATGGCAGGGACGGTTCAGTTATTAACAGCTCCCAAGCAAGGGCTGGCAGTTGATATCCGTATTCCCCTGCTCGATAAGGAATGA